The Agarilytica rhodophyticola genome has a window encoding:
- a CDS encoding aldo/keto reductase translates to MKSRMLGNALEVSSLGLGCMGMSEFYGPRNDEQSLRVLGRAVDLGINFFDTADMYGPHHNEELLGKFLQSTRAEVKVATKFGIVRRPGEYNRTLDNSASYARQCCEASLKRLGIEQIDLYYVHRINPTQAIEETMAGLVQLKEQGKIAHIGLSEVSAETLRRAHAVHPISAVQTEYSLWSRDVEKDILPICQELGIGFVPYSPLGRGFLSGLFKSQSDLASGDVRMNLPRFTTDALNANQPIAQAVFNMAQAKSCTPAQICLAWLLSKGDNIVPIPGTKRETFLEDNAQSVDILLTDDDQAAIESAIEKCNIVGERYTPEGMKGVNA, encoded by the coding sequence ATGAAATCTAGAATGCTTGGTAATGCTTTAGAAGTATCTTCTCTTGGCTTGGGTTGTATGGGAATGAGTGAATTTTATGGGCCAAGAAACGATGAGCAGTCTTTACGCGTATTAGGTCGGGCTGTTGATCTGGGCATCAATTTTTTTGATACAGCTGACATGTACGGGCCACACCACAATGAAGAGTTACTGGGGAAATTTCTGCAATCCACCCGTGCGGAGGTTAAAGTTGCAACAAAATTCGGTATAGTGCGTAGACCAGGTGAGTATAATAGGACATTGGACAATAGTGCAAGTTATGCTCGGCAGTGTTGTGAAGCCTCGCTAAAACGCTTGGGTATTGAGCAGATAGATCTTTATTATGTTCACCGAATTAATCCAACACAAGCCATTGAAGAAACAATGGCAGGTTTAGTGCAACTTAAGGAGCAGGGAAAAATTGCACATATCGGCCTGAGTGAGGTAAGCGCTGAAACTTTGCGAAGAGCCCATGCTGTTCATCCCATTAGCGCGGTGCAAACGGAGTATTCTTTGTGGTCCAGGGATGTAGAAAAAGATATATTACCAATCTGTCAGGAGCTTGGCATCGGCTTCGTACCATATTCACCACTGGGGCGAGGTTTCCTTTCAGGATTATTTAAGTCTCAGTCTGATTTGGCAAGCGGAGATGTGCGTATGAACTTGCCTCGCTTTACCACGGATGCCTTAAATGCTAACCAACCCATCGCACAAGCAGTGTTTAATATGGCGCAAGCAAAATCATGTACGCCAGCACAAATTTGTTTGGCTTGGCTATTGTCTAAAGGCGATAATATCGTGCCAATTCCCGGCACAAAACGAGAAACTTTTCTTGAGGATAATGCTCAATCTGTAGATATCCTATTAACAGATGACGATCAAGCGGCGATAGAATCAGCCATTGAAAAATGCAACATTGTTGGCGAACGCTATACTCCAGAAGGTATGAAAGGTGTCAATGCATAG
- a CDS encoding DUF5675 family protein, translated as MLVGTLIRDDVSSVAIRGVFAIGDKIFHILERPWQNNARNKSCIPAGQYSAHFLPRSASGKYRNIYHLKPVSGRSGILIHNGNVVSHSRGCLIIGLRRGTLAGQPAVLNSRTALSELSQVTQQEPFMLNIIGQQTI; from the coding sequence ATGTTGGTTGGAACACTAATACGCGATGATGTTAGTTCCGTTGCCATACGCGGAGTCTTTGCCATAGGTGATAAAATATTTCATATTCTAGAGCGCCCGTGGCAAAATAATGCGCGCAACAAAAGTTGCATCCCCGCTGGACAATATAGCGCGCATTTTTTACCTCGCTCTGCCAGCGGTAAGTATAGAAATATTTACCATCTCAAGCCTGTTTCTGGGCGTTCAGGTATCTTAATTCACAACGGTAATGTGGTTAGCCATTCACGAGGTTGTTTGATCATAGGTCTTCGTCGAGGGACATTAGCGGGGCAGCCAGCTGTGTTAAATTCTCGTACAGCTTTATCAGAACTCTCGCAAGTTACACAACAAGAACCCTTCATGCTTAACATTATTGGACAACAAACTATTTGA
- the cas3f gene encoding type I-F CRISPR-associated helicase Cas3f → MMVTFVSQCEKNALKKTRRVLDAFANRIGDNTWQTVITEEALLTVKKMLRQTASKNTAVSCHWIRSRARSQLLWVVGKKDKFNAQGYVPVNSTHKTIEPYIDKHSWKTLNIIEVASSIAGLFHDFGKANKLFQEKIDPNIKTEAFEPYRHEWISLRLFQAFVGKRQDLDWLERLAEEEFTEIDPCFRDGIDNGIGDHPIESLPPFAKLIAWIIVSHHRLPLVPAWLEKVNTPSIDCVEKWLGNYFNAQWNSYRCNDKEQKPRVTENWQIGEQALPYNSAKWRSHASNIAAEAITKLASHDIANKDYINNQLFTSHLSRLAMMLADRYYSSQSEVTPKWRSRNYQIYANSYSKYDSNSGFKQKLDEHLIGVAYHSQKIVLALSKLNDSLTELDDNEMLSTSVKKNKDKYGWQDSARKLAKRLGRDTLTYGFFGINMASTGRGKTIANAKIMYALGEQTGRKRFSVAIGLRTLTLQTGREFQNLVGISDEQLAIAVGGSAVKQLFDSNCERHKENQEDKTGSESSEEELDKSMFIHLSADNLHSLSKWTRQDKNISKLLEAPALVCTIDHLISATEGVKGGRQTAAMLRLLTSDLILDEPDDFSLSDLPALCRLVHWAGLLGSKVLLSTATMPPAQAFALFDAYRAGWQQYAKANIAHWNGDICCAWFDEFNTSHYEKRFVSALKPDYQNNHQQFVDKRITELSKLAQAKDVKQLGEIIKLESGEELSAIGTLALTISHHIPRLHINHHVNRDGKQISVGLVRMANINPLVAVAKALLSMDAPSIESSQDTCIHYCIYHSGYPLAIRNYIENQLDSILNRKDEEKFWDVDNVIGKAINNCEQKHHIFVVLASPVAEVGRDHDYDWAIVEPSSMRSIIQLAGRVLRHRDKKIAEPNILLLDQNARALKGKQVCFTRPGFEMKNLLLSSKHLNKILKPEQYRIINSTPRINLPTASEYHANRCGKFINLNALEHKALAWQLFSGEKQAKVWWNNTLKNTPHWCGEVQRQQRFRDSQKDEAYYLWQDNEHQAPYWRWFNENVSPAKFGEISGITINSEEESILGNNCHFWFQQSPRFVYQQLAEQFTIPLSEVSWRFGELRIIDYNSGRDTDYFYHNNLGFYQEVK, encoded by the coding sequence ATGATGGTCACATTTGTCTCCCAATGTGAGAAAAACGCCCTTAAGAAAACCCGTCGAGTGCTGGACGCCTTTGCCAATCGCATTGGCGATAATACCTGGCAAACGGTAATTACCGAAGAAGCTTTACTCACCGTTAAAAAAATGCTGCGCCAAACGGCCAGTAAAAACACCGCCGTCAGCTGCCACTGGATACGCAGCCGTGCTAGAAGTCAGTTGTTATGGGTGGTGGGTAAGAAGGATAAGTTTAACGCGCAAGGCTATGTGCCAGTGAATAGTACGCACAAAACTATTGAGCCATATATTGATAAGCATAGCTGGAAAACCTTAAATATTATTGAAGTGGCATCCTCAATCGCTGGTTTATTTCATGACTTTGGTAAAGCTAATAAATTATTTCAAGAAAAAATAGATCCTAATATTAAAACGGAAGCCTTTGAACCCTACCGCCATGAATGGATCTCCTTACGCTTGTTTCAGGCATTTGTTGGTAAGCGCCAAGACTTAGATTGGTTGGAGAGATTAGCAGAAGAAGAGTTTACTGAAATTGATCCATGTTTTAGAGACGGTATCGATAACGGCATTGGTGACCACCCAATAGAAAGTTTGCCGCCCTTTGCGAAGCTTATCGCCTGGATTATTGTATCCCATCATCGCTTGCCATTGGTGCCTGCCTGGCTGGAAAAAGTTAATACACCATCAATTGATTGCGTTGAAAAATGGTTGGGAAATTATTTTAATGCTCAATGGAATTCTTATCGGTGCAATGACAAAGAACAAAAGCCAAGAGTGACTGAAAACTGGCAGATTGGAGAGCAAGCCTTACCTTACAACAGCGCTAAATGGCGCTCACATGCTTCAAATATTGCTGCAGAAGCTATTACAAAATTGGCTTCACATGATATCGCAAATAAGGATTACATTAACAATCAATTATTTACAAGTCACCTTTCTCGACTAGCTATGATGTTGGCTGATCGATACTATTCTTCTCAATCTGAAGTCACACCCAAATGGCGTAGTCGCAATTATCAAATTTATGCGAATAGTTACAGTAAATACGATTCAAATTCGGGTTTTAAACAAAAGCTGGATGAACACTTAATTGGTGTAGCTTACCACAGTCAAAAGATTGTTCTGGCATTGTCTAAGCTGAATGATAGCCTCACAGAGCTTGATGATAACGAAATGCTATCTACTTCTGTGAAGAAAAATAAGGACAAATACGGCTGGCAAGATAGCGCGAGAAAATTAGCTAAACGATTAGGTAGGGATACACTTACATATGGTTTTTTTGGTATTAATATGGCATCTACTGGCCGTGGTAAAACTATTGCCAATGCGAAGATTATGTATGCACTTGGTGAACAAACCGGTAGGAAACGTTTTAGTGTTGCTATTGGTCTACGTACGTTAACACTCCAAACTGGACGGGAATTTCAGAATCTTGTTGGTATCAGTGATGAGCAACTAGCCATAGCTGTTGGCGGCAGTGCGGTAAAACAATTATTTGATAGCAACTGCGAAAGACACAAAGAAAATCAAGAGGATAAGACAGGTAGTGAGTCATCTGAAGAAGAGCTAGATAAAAGCATGTTCATCCATTTATCCGCAGATAATCTACATAGTTTGAGTAAATGGACTAGGCAAGATAAAAATATCAGTAAGTTGCTTGAAGCGCCTGCGCTAGTTTGTACTATTGACCATCTAATTAGTGCTACGGAAGGTGTAAAAGGAGGAAGACAAACAGCAGCGATGCTAAGGTTACTAACTTCAGATTTGATATTAGATGAACCTGATGACTTTAGTTTATCTGATCTTCCTGCATTGTGTCGTTTAGTCCACTGGGCAGGATTGCTTGGTAGTAAAGTTTTGCTTTCTACTGCCACCATGCCCCCGGCGCAAGCTTTTGCATTATTCGACGCGTATAGAGCGGGATGGCAGCAGTACGCTAAAGCAAATATAGCACACTGGAATGGTGATATATGTTGTGCTTGGTTCGATGAGTTTAATACTTCGCACTACGAAAAACGCTTCGTATCAGCTCTAAAACCCGATTACCAGAATAACCATCAGCAATTTGTAGATAAGCGTATAACTGAGCTTAGTAAGCTTGCGCAAGCTAAAGATGTTAAACAGCTAGGTGAAATTATCAAACTTGAATCTGGTGAAGAGTTATCTGCTATAGGCACTCTCGCACTAACAATATCTCATCATATACCTCGCTTGCATATTAACCATCATGTTAACCGCGATGGGAAGCAGATTTCTGTTGGATTAGTGCGTATGGCGAATATTAATCCTTTAGTTGCGGTTGCTAAAGCTTTACTTTCTATGGACGCGCCTTCAATAGAAAGTAGTCAGGATACTTGTATTCACTATTGTATTTATCATAGCGGTTATCCGCTAGCTATACGAAATTATATCGAAAATCAATTGGATAGCATATTAAATCGCAAAGACGAGGAAAAGTTTTGGGATGTAGATAATGTGATAGGAAAAGCAATTAATAATTGTGAACAAAAACATCATATTTTCGTTGTATTGGCGTCGCCAGTTGCAGAAGTTGGTCGAGACCATGACTATGACTGGGCAATTGTCGAGCCTAGTTCGATGCGTTCAATTATCCAACTAGCTGGTAGAGTGTTACGCCACCGAGATAAGAAAATTGCAGAGCCCAATATCCTATTACTAGATCAAAATGCAAGAGCTCTCAAAGGTAAGCAAGTGTGTTTTACCCGCCCAGGCTTTGAGATGAAAAACTTACTACTTTCATCTAAACATTTAAATAAGATTCTAAAGCCTGAGCAGTATCGAATAATCAATTCTACGCCAAGAATTAACCTTCCCACGGCATCAGAATATCATGCCAACAGATGTGGAAAATTTATTAACCTGAACGCATTAGAACATAAAGCATTAGCTTGGCAACTATTTTCAGGTGAGAAACAAGCGAAAGTTTGGTGGAACAATACACTAAAAAATACACCTCATTGGTGTGGCGAAGTGCAGCGGCAACAGCGGTTTAGAGACTCTCAAAAAGATGAAGCCTATTATCTTTGGCAAGATAATGAACACCAAGCTCCATATTGGCGATGGTTTAATGAAAATGTAAGCCCAGCTAAGTTTGGTGAAATCTCAGGAATCACGATAAATAGTGAGGAGGAGTCAATACTTGGAAATAACTGTCACTTTTGGTTTCAACAATCGCCAAGATTTGTTTACCAGCAATTAGCTGAACAATTTACTATACCTTTATCTGAGGTAAGTTGGAGATTTGGAGAATTACGTATTATCGATTATAACAGTGGTCGAGACACAGACTACTTTTATCACAATAATTTAGGGTTTTATCAGGAGGTAAAATGA
- the csy1 gene encoding type I-F CRISPR-associated protein Csy1, translated as MIENLTKEWKNIIENYIDGLNEKDKLGEYRDELVSVFLSKKLLQAKVDNTENVELKKRLIKIQDKPATSNNRKEFESCYHDMLNENAIGSFNKQLDKIYKKTNFYNIWICRAIESSEGILPATHCAKLSHSSSSGSSILDRTTEQDNCYITTSSLRTELLDGTYLDAKYSKQIKFLMLQNGTRYLFDELSSKSKAGLRHFADDQDELDRWISRYHKILNTRPSTDALLKQIYFPVSDNYHLLSILKSSSIAQYLHQSHFSKDARKQRDKYDKALRNKKFLPDTYKRALNVNNLMVTQSQPQNASILNGKRGGVMKLLKTAPPIWNTQLIPPIHCKSWFSRGIPYSSVKDDIEYLRAFLLRNEKLALSTRHPDRRKWLIKWGMDIIDTVLYHAQNIQSLPSGWSQDNDIKLKQHQQYFLDPNRDDKVFQRQRKTTDWQKKVCDDFATWLNGLLRGRDKKFTPQKEHRKLWSLLMSHALRNLAPVLDIKESGKKVSDV; from the coding sequence ATGATTGAAAATCTAACAAAAGAATGGAAAAACATCATAGAAAATTATATAGATGGACTTAATGAAAAAGATAAGCTAGGTGAATATCGTGATGAATTAGTGTCAGTATTTCTCTCTAAAAAGCTGCTACAAGCTAAAGTCGATAATACTGAAAATGTTGAGCTTAAAAAGCGACTAATAAAAATTCAAGATAAACCAGCTACTTCCAACAATAGAAAAGAATTTGAGTCATGTTATCATGATATGCTGAATGAAAATGCTATTGGCTCTTTTAATAAACAGCTAGATAAAATTTACAAAAAAACTAATTTCTACAATATTTGGATTTGTCGAGCTATTGAATCTAGTGAAGGGATATTACCAGCCACACATTGTGCTAAGCTATCCCATTCTAGTAGTTCAGGATCATCAATTCTCGATCGAACAACTGAACAAGACAATTGTTATATTACAACAAGTAGCCTTAGAACGGAATTGTTGGATGGTACTTATTTGGACGCCAAATATTCTAAGCAGATTAAGTTTCTAATGTTGCAAAATGGTACGCGCTATCTTTTCGATGAACTAAGCAGTAAGTCTAAGGCGGGACTACGACATTTTGCGGATGACCAAGATGAATTAGACCGATGGATAAGTCGTTATCATAAGATATTAAATACTAGGCCATCAACAGATGCGTTATTAAAACAAATTTACTTTCCTGTTAGCGATAATTACCATTTACTCAGCATACTTAAATCATCTTCAATTGCCCAGTATCTGCATCAAAGCCACTTTTCAAAAGATGCAAGAAAGCAGCGCGATAAATACGATAAGGCCCTAAGAAATAAGAAATTTCTACCTGACACCTACAAACGAGCTTTAAATGTCAATAACTTGATGGTGACACAAAGCCAGCCTCAGAATGCGAGTATCCTTAACGGGAAGAGGGGGGGAGTCATGAAATTACTAAAAACAGCCCCACCTATTTGGAATACTCAACTTATTCCACCTATACATTGCAAATCGTGGTTTAGCCGAGGTATCCCTTATTCCTCCGTAAAAGATGACATTGAGTATTTAAGAGCTTTTCTCTTACGTAATGAGAAGTTAGCGCTTAGTACTAGGCATCCAGATCGGAGAAAATGGTTGATTAAATGGGGAATGGATATTATTGATACCGTCTTATACCATGCTCAAAATATTCAAAGCTTACCATCTGGTTGGTCTCAAGATAACGATATAAAGCTCAAGCAACATCAGCAGTATTTTCTAGACCCGAATAGAGATGACAAAGTGTTTCAGCGACAACGCAAAACCACCGATTGGCAAAAAAAAGTTTGTGATGATTTTGCTACATGGCTAAATGGTTTACTTAGAGGCCGTGATAAAAAATTTACACCACAAAAAGAACATCGCAAATTGTGGTCTTTACTTATGTCTCACGCACTAAGGAATTTAGCACCTGTTTTAGATATAAAAGAAAGCGGTAAAAAAGTGAGTGATGTATGA
- the csy3 gene encoding type I-F CRISPR-associated protein Csy3 has translation MKDNIELPNMLAFERKIEVSDGLMMSGNWTSSLLSGADENTWQNIAITQRKNRSTQSAYGISDEDKSKPNPVSSDNDDANLYPQHDTLKITFTARMIGDLGNPFGCNDPVFSSAIKDKVNTYKEEGLRELAYRYAYNLASGRFLWRNRVGAEFISIQIRVNNGEVIVFDGYDFSLKDFSMQRDNQDLAKVSSAIFDGLNSDDSFSCLNVNAYVKLAKGQHVFPSQEMNMQEKKKVLFKLNDCAALHSVKLGNAIRTIDDWYGSEKEPAEFPIAVEPFGAVTQRGQAYRKTKIDLYSLMLNWVNDKDISSDQQNFVLANLIRGGVFGGKN, from the coding sequence ATGAAAGATAACATTGAACTACCGAATATGTTGGCATTTGAACGGAAAATAGAAGTCTCCGACGGCCTAATGATGTCAGGAAATTGGACATCAAGTTTATTGAGTGGAGCTGACGAAAATACCTGGCAAAATATCGCTATCACACAGCGCAAAAATCGCTCAACCCAGAGTGCTTATGGTATAAGTGACGAAGACAAGTCTAAGCCTAATCCTGTATCATCTGACAATGACGATGCTAATTTATACCCACAACATGATACGCTTAAAATCACCTTTACTGCCCGTATGATTGGTGACCTCGGTAATCCTTTTGGTTGCAATGATCCTGTGTTTTCTTCTGCTATTAAAGATAAAGTTAACACTTATAAAGAGGAAGGTTTACGAGAACTTGCTTATAGGTATGCCTATAATTTAGCTAGTGGACGATTTCTTTGGCGTAACCGCGTAGGAGCCGAATTTATCAGTATTCAAATTAGAGTTAATAATGGTGAAGTGATTGTTTTTGATGGCTATGACTTTTCGCTTAAAGATTTTTCGATGCAACGTGATAATCAAGATTTAGCTAAAGTATCGTCGGCTATTTTTGATGGTCTGAACAGTGACGATAGTTTTAGCTGTTTAAACGTTAACGCCTATGTAAAATTGGCCAAAGGCCAACATGTATTTCCATCTCAAGAAATGAATATGCAAGAAAAGAAAAAAGTACTTTTTAAGCTTAACGATTGTGCTGCTTTACATAGTGTTAAACTTGGTAACGCTATAAGAACTATTGATGATTGGTATGGCTCAGAGAAAGAGCCTGCTGAATTTCCAATTGCGGTCGAGCCTTTTGGCGCTGTTACCCAACGGGGGCAAGCATATAGAAAAACCAAAATTGATTTATACAGCCTAATGCTCAACTGGGTAAATGATAAAGACATTTCCAGCGATCAGCAAAACTTCGTTTTAGCTAATCTTATTCGAGGTGGTGTATTTGGTGGAAAAAATTAA
- a CDS encoding LysR family transcriptional regulator codes for MKYLDKNRKPFSIDEKLKEFIWDDTRAFLAVARYSTLTAAAEWLGIGIATLSRKIERLEEVLGTPLFIRLQSGYQLTEEGESLVDKAESIERAVFSLLYSDLNKDSELTGKVRLATSENLANEIILPCLSQLQSIYPNLMIELATDTQLVNLHRHDADLAIRMVRPAQGNVKFRQIGKLSFGLYANKSNAELEINTETKFISWAEQYRHFPGSEWIEKQLQGHSPYLTVSSVASMVAAVQAGLGLAVLPHFVAKRRGLSCIRDNLEVEQPIYLVIQGDLAHSRRVRVVADFLVDIISKHQSILEYGEEPQ; via the coding sequence ATGAAATATTTAGATAAAAATCGAAAGCCATTTTCCATTGATGAAAAACTAAAAGAATTTATCTGGGACGATACTAGAGCTTTTCTGGCCGTCGCAAGGTATAGCACATTGACGGCGGCTGCAGAGTGGCTCGGCATTGGTATTGCAACCTTATCGAGAAAAATTGAGCGTCTTGAAGAAGTTTTAGGTACACCACTTTTTATTCGCTTACAATCAGGCTACCAATTAACAGAGGAAGGTGAGAGTTTAGTCGATAAAGCAGAATCTATTGAACGAGCAGTTTTTTCGTTACTCTATTCCGATCTCAATAAAGATAGTGAACTGACGGGCAAGGTGCGCTTAGCCACATCGGAAAACTTAGCCAACGAAATTATTTTACCCTGCTTGTCGCAACTCCAATCAATATATCCCAATTTAATGATTGAGCTGGCAACGGATACTCAACTTGTAAATTTGCACCGGCACGATGCTGATTTAGCCATTCGAATGGTTCGCCCTGCACAGGGTAATGTTAAATTTCGTCAAATAGGGAAGTTGTCATTTGGTTTATATGCAAATAAGAGCAACGCTGAGCTTGAGATAAATACTGAAACAAAATTTATTTCTTGGGCCGAACAGTATCGTCATTTTCCAGGCAGCGAATGGATAGAAAAGCAATTACAAGGCCACTCGCCATACCTAACCGTATCCTCAGTCGCGTCAATGGTTGCCGCAGTACAAGCGGGCTTAGGATTAGCCGTTTTACCGCATTTTGTTGCAAAGAGACGCGGTCTTAGCTGCATTCGTGATAATTTAGAAGTTGAACAGCCTATTTATCTTGTCATTCAAGGTGACCTCGCTCATTCACGCCGAGTCAGAGTGGTTGCCGATTTTTTAGTAGACATCATCTCCAAACATCAATCAATACTGGAGTATGGAGAAGAGCCACAATAA
- the cas1f gene encoding type I-F CRISPR-associated endonuclease Cas1f, which translates to MKDLAPSDLKAILHSKRANMYYLEYCRVMQKDGRVLYLTEAKKDHQYFNIPIANTTVLLLGNGTSITQAAMRMLAQAGVLIGFCGGGGTPLYMANDIEWMTPQSEYRPTEYLQGWLSFWFDESQRLNAAKQFQQARIEFLLHVWGKDRDLKSEGFDIQNKSIQDALDTFDKRTGEANKSSDLLLTEAQLTKVLYKFAANNTQLEGFKREHQSTGTSLIDKANDFLNHGNYLAYGLAACTLWVLGIPHGFAVMHGKTRRGALIFDIADLIKDAIVLPWAFISAKEDATEQEFRQQLLQKFTDHKALDFMFAQVKRVALQGEEEGEVNDL; encoded by the coding sequence ATGAAAGACCTAGCGCCTTCAGATCTTAAGGCCATCCTGCACTCTAAACGCGCCAATATGTATTACCTTGAATATTGTCGAGTCATGCAAAAAGATGGGCGGGTATTGTATTTAACAGAAGCTAAAAAAGACCATCAATACTTTAATATTCCCATCGCCAATACCACAGTGTTATTACTGGGAAACGGCACTTCCATTACCCAGGCTGCGATGAGAATGCTGGCGCAAGCGGGTGTACTTATTGGTTTTTGTGGTGGCGGGGGAACGCCTTTATATATGGCGAATGATATTGAATGGATGACGCCCCAAAGTGAGTATCGCCCCACAGAATACTTACAAGGTTGGCTATCATTCTGGTTTGACGAAAGCCAGCGCCTAAATGCGGCCAAACAATTTCAACAGGCAAGAATTGAGTTCTTACTGCATGTATGGGGTAAAGATAGAGACTTAAAAAGTGAAGGCTTTGATATACAGAATAAAAGTATACAAGATGCACTGGATACTTTTGATAAACGAACAGGGGAGGCAAATAAATCCTCTGATCTACTTTTAACCGAGGCACAACTGACCAAAGTGCTCTATAAATTCGCCGCCAACAATACTCAGCTTGAAGGCTTTAAACGAGAGCATCAATCAACGGGCACTTCCCTTATAGATAAAGCCAATGACTTTCTTAATCATGGCAACTATTTAGCCTATGGTTTAGCCGCATGCACACTTTGGGTATTGGGTATTCCCCATGGTTTTGCGGTAATGCACGGTAAGACCAGAAGGGGTGCGCTTATTTTCGACATTGCTGACCTAATTAAAGACGCTATCGTACTGCCGTGGGCATTTATTAGCGCCAAAGAAGACGCCACAGAACAGGAATTTCGCCAACAACTCCTGCAAAAATTTACCGACCACAAAGCCCTAGACTTTATGTTCGCGCAAGTGAAACGAGTGGCTCTTCAGGGAGAGGAAGAAGGCGAGGTCAACGATCTATGA
- a CDS encoding YdhR family protein, translating to MITSITKFKLSKPVTQEEAKNIFLSTAPKYRDLPGLIRKCYVIFDDGYAVGGIYLWNSRKDAEAAYTESWKKFVSEKYGSEPEITYLATPVVVDNVAKEIIFD from the coding sequence ATGATTACATCCATAACTAAATTTAAGCTGTCCAAGCCTGTCACCCAAGAAGAAGCAAAAAATATCTTCTTGAGTACAGCACCCAAATATAGAGACCTACCGGGACTGATCCGGAAATGCTATGTTATTTTTGATGATGGCTATGCCGTTGGTGGAATTTATCTATGGAACTCTCGTAAAGATGCCGAGGCTGCTTACACAGAGAGTTGGAAAAAATTCGTTAGTGAAAAATATGGTTCAGAACCTGAAATCACTTATCTTGCAACGCCTGTTGTAGTTGATAATGTTGCAAAAGAAATAATCTTTGATTAA
- the csy2 gene encoding type I-F CRISPR-associated protein Csy2: MNQIILINRVRVQNANAVAGFTWGFPAITHFLGFSHNLSRKLPKSNYCQLNMSGCAVIAHEYQVHTYGTYHDRFIQSKNPAYLSKDVTKVGSGGAPSIIEEGKMNMVVSLLIGLDGGLGKTQEYFLDWVRSRCLTQRLAGGSILSIGDVAVFDLNDQQDFYRLKRKLLPGFALMDRSYYLSEHVKETKENNPRAENIDAWLDFSVLERRARPVSNLITSHLKDLAKNNESLLPLFDAWQAHLSQPYDGQIPVLLNDYFSSLVPDKNNKKLFAQWQEYINPSAKTNADWEFLPKPKPGYLVPIMIGYKAISPLYKNEEIANTRDSKTEVCFVESVHSVGEWQGVNRFRNSEDITGSLWHYSYTSGWYLCTQEQHSSDTELETEVENLFEPLDELQ; encoded by the coding sequence ATGAATCAAATAATTTTAATTAACCGAGTAAGAGTACAAAATGCTAATGCTGTCGCTGGTTTTACCTGGGGCTTTCCTGCAATTACTCATTTTCTCGGCTTTAGCCACAACCTTAGCCGTAAGTTGCCTAAATCTAACTACTGTCAGTTAAACATGTCTGGTTGTGCTGTTATTGCTCATGAATATCAAGTGCACACATATGGCACCTACCATGACCGTTTTATTCAAAGTAAGAATCCTGCATACCTTAGTAAAGATGTTACAAAAGTTGGTAGTGGCGGAGCGCCTTCAATTATCGAAGAAGGCAAAATGAATATGGTCGTATCTCTGCTGATTGGTTTGGATGGTGGTCTTGGTAAAACACAGGAATATTTTTTAGATTGGGTGCGAAGTCGTTGTTTAACCCAGCGTCTTGCTGGTGGAAGTATTTTATCCATTGGTGATGTCGCCGTGTTTGATCTAAACGACCAACAAGATTTTTATCGGCTTAAGCGTAAGTTATTACCTGGGTTTGCTCTAATGGATAGATCTTATTATCTGTCTGAGCACGTAAAGGAAACCAAAGAAAATAACCCAAGAGCTGAAAACATAGATGCATGGCTTGATTTTTCAGTCTTGGAACGCCGTGCAAGACCGGTATCAAATTTAATCACTAGTCACCTAAAAGACCTAGCTAAAAATAATGAATCTTTGCTTCCGCTTTTTGATGCTTGGCAAGCTCATCTTAGTCAGCCTTATGATGGACAAATACCAGTACTTCTGAATGATTATTTTTCATCGCTAGTGCCCGATAAAAATAATAAAAAACTATTTGCGCAATGGCAAGAGTATATTAATCCATCCGCCAAAACCAATGCTGATTGGGAATTTTTACCTAAACCGAAACCGGGGTATTTAGTGCCGATTATGATAGGTTACAAAGCGATCTCTCCTCTATATAAGAATGAGGAGATCGCCAATACTAGAGATAGTAAAACAGAAGTTTGTTTTGTTGAGTCAGTACATTCGGTTGGAGAGTGGCAAGGTGTAAATCGTTTCAGAAATAGCGAAGATATTACCGGCAGTTTATGGCATTACAGCTACACCAGTGGCTGGTATTTATGCACTCAAGAACAGCATAGTAGTGATACAGAATTAGAAACTGAAGTTGAAAACCTTTTTGAACCTTTAGATGAATTACAATAA